In Deinococcus irradiatisoli, the genomic stretch GGCTTCAGCCGCGCTCCTTACTTCCTACTTCACGAACAACATCTGGCGGTAGGTGGGCATCGGCCAGTGCTTGGCGGCCACCACCTTCTCGAGCTTGTCGGCGGCCTGGCGCACCGCCTGCATGGCCGGCAACACGTGGTCGCGCATGTGGTGGGCCTTCTCGTGGACTTCCTCGCCGCCCTGCGCTTCGTTCTGGGCGCGCAGGTCGCTCAGCGCGTCGTACATCTCGTCGGCGGCCTGGGCCACTTCCTCGGAAATCGCGCTGGCCGCTTTCCCGGCCTTGATGCCGCTCAGTTCGGCAAGGTAAGCCAGCGCCGCCGGCATGATCTGGGTGGCGGCCACCGACTCGGTGGTCTCGCCCTCAATGTTCACCGTCTTGAAGTAGATGTCGTACATGATTTCCTGGCGGGCGGCGAGTTCACGCTCGCTCAGGACGTTGTACTTGCCGAACAGGGCCACGTTCTTGGCGTCGCTGAGGTGCTCGATGGCGTCGAGGCTGGTGCGCATGTTCAGCAGGCCGCGCTCCTGCTCGGCTTCCTGGTGCCACGCCTCGGCGTAGCCGTCACCGTTGAAGATGATGCGCTTGTGCGCTTCGTAGGTCGCCTTGACGAGTTCGCCCACCGCCGACTGCAAATCCTGCCCGTCGGCGAGCTTGGCCTTGAGTTCCTGGGTCAGCACCTGCACCGCGTCGGCCACGATGGTGTTGAGCACCGTGATCGGAAAGGAAATGCTCTGCGAGCTGCCCACCGCCCGGAACTCGAACTTGTTGCCGGTAAAGGCGAACGGACTGGTGCGGTTGCGGTCGCCGGCGTGCCGCGGAATTTCCGGCAGCACGCTGGAGCCCAGGCCCAGAAAGCCCGCCGCCTTGCCGCGCCCGCCCTGACCGCTGGCGATGCGGTCGAGAATCTCGGTGAGTTCGCTGCCCAGGAAGATGCTGATGATCGCCGGCGGCGCTTCGTTGGCCCCCAGGCGGTGGTCGTTGTTGGCCGAGGCCACGCTGATGCGCAGCAGGTCCTGGTGCTCGTCCACGGCCTTGATCACCGCCGAGCAGAAGAACAGGAACTGCAGGTTCTCGTGCGGGGTGGCGCCGGGTTCGAGCAGGTTGTCGCCCAGGTCGGTGCCCATGCTCCAGTTGCAGTGCTTGCCCGAGCCGTTGATGCCGGCGAAGGGTTTTTCGTGCATCAAGGCGACGAGGCCGTATTTGCGGGCCGTGTTGCGCAGCACCTGCATGATCAGCTGCTGGTGGTCGGCGGCCACGTTGCTCTGCTCGTAGATCGGGGCGATCTCGAACTGGCCCGGCGCGACCTCGTTGTGGCGGGTCTTGACCGGAATGCCCAGGGCGTAGAGCTGCGTTTCGGCGTCGGTCATGAAGCTCAGCACCCGGTCGGGAATGGCGCCGAAGTAGTGGTCCTCGAGCTCCTGGCCGCGCGGCGGCTTGGCCCCGAAGAGGGTGCGCCCGGTCATCACCAGGTCGGGGCGGCGGTAGAAGTAGTCCTCGTCAATCAGGAAGTATTCCTGCTCGGCGCCCAGGCTGCTGCTGACCCGGCCCACCGGGGTGTCGAAGAGGTTGAGCGCCGGCACCACCGCTTTGTTGAGCGCCTCGATCGAGCGCAGCAGCGGGGTCTTGAGGTCGAGCGCCTCGCCGGTCCACGACGCGAAGGCGGTCGGAATGCACAGGGTCGCGCCGTTGGCGTGGCGCATGATAAAGGCCGGGCTCGACGGGTCCCAGGCGGTGTAACCGCGCGCCTCGAAGGTGGCCCGCAGGCCGCCCGACGGAAACGAGCTGGCGTCGGGCTCGGCCTGAATCAGTTCGCTGCCGGAAAACTGCGCCAGGGCGCTGCCGTCGCTGCTGGGCGACAGAAAGCTGTCGTGCTTCTCGGCGGTCGAGCCGGTCAACGGCTGAAACCAGTGGGTGTAGTGGGTGGCGCCCTTGTCCATCGCCCAGGTTTTCATGGCCAGCGCCACCGCGTCGGCGATTTTCGGGTCCAGCGGATCGCCGCGCTCCAGGGTGGCCTGCAAGCTCTTGAACATCGGCTTGGACAAACGCTGGCGCAGCGTCTCGAGCGTCAGCACGTCCTCGCCGAACACCTCGCTGACGAGTTGCTGGGGCGTGTGCTTCTGCTGCACGTCGATGCGCCAGTTGCGCGCGGCCGCGACGACTTCAAAGTCTTGATTCATAGCATTCTCCTTGGCGGGTTCACGGCTGAGCATCGGCCCGGCCAGCCCCGGCGAACTCCTGTGAGGTCACGGCGTCTTCCGGCTGAGAGGAGTATAAAGGCCCGCAGAAAAAACCGTCAACGATTTGTCAGACAACTTGCAGATTTTTGGGGTTGTGGGCCAGCCAGACCCGTGAAACCGAGCACGCTGCTGCCCTCGGATCGGACGAACTTCCAGTTTTACTGGTACATTCTGCAAGGCAGCAAGGAAGAAGTGGCGGGCCGGGAAGCCGCTTGCCGAGGAGCGAACAAAGCCGCTAGCCTGACGGGCAAGCCCGGCGCGCCGCCGGCTTTGACCGCCACTTTCGTTCCGCTTCCCGGAGGCGTTTTTTCCATGACCCCAGACGATGCTCCCCGACCCTCCACCCAGGCCAGCGTGCTGCAGCAACTGCAGGAAAGCCGGGTCAATTTCCTGCGCCTGCAGTTCACCGACGTGCTGGGCACCGCCAAGAACATCGAGGTGCCGCGCAGCCAGTTCGAGAAAGCGCTCTCCGGCGGCGTGATGTTCGACGGCTCCTCGATTCAGGGTTTTACCCGCATCGAGGAATCCGACATGCTGCTGCAACCGGACCTCTCGACCTTCCTGATCTACCCGCAGTTCTCGCGCGAGGAAGGCGAGCGCGGCAAGGTCGCCCGGATCATCTGCGACGTGATGCTGCCGTCTGGCGAACCGTTTCCCGGCGATCCGCGCTTCGTGCTCAAGCGCCAGATCGCCCGCGCCGCCGAAGCGGGCTTTACGTTGTACGCCGGCACCGAGCCGGAATTCTTTCTGTTCGAGCGCGGCCCCGGCGGGCGTGGCACCACCCTCACCAACGACCAGGCCGGGTACTTCGACCTCGCTCCGATCGACCAGGGTGAGCGGATTCGCCGCGAGATCACCAACAAGCTCTTCGAGATGGGCTTCGAGATCGAGGGCGCCCACCACGAAGCCGCGCCGGGCCAGCACGAGATCGACTTCCGTTACCAGGACGCCCTGGCCGCCGCCGACGCCATCAGCACCTTCAAGTTCGTGGTGAAAAGGGTCGCGCTGGAATACGGCCTGCTGGCCAGTTTTCTGCCCAAGCCGGTGGCCGGCGTCAACGGTTCGGGCCTGCACACCCACCTGTCGCTGTTCAGGAACGGCCACAACGCCTTCTACGACCCGGCCGGCGAGTTCGAACTTTCCGACACGGCGCTGCACTTCATCGGCGGCCTGCTCGACCACGCGCCGGGCCTGTGCGCCGTGACCAACCCGACCATCAATTCGTTCAAGCGCCTCGTGCCCGGCTTCGAAGCGCCGGTCAACGTGGCCTGGAGCACCTCCAACCGCTCGGCCCTGCTGCGGGTGCCGGCCAAGCGCGGCAACAGCACCCGCGCCGAATTCCGCTTGCCCGACCCCAGCTGCAATCCGTATCTGGCCCTCAGCGTGATTCTGGCCGCGGGCCTGGACGGCATCGTGCAGAAAACCGTGCCGCCGCCGGCCATTCAGCGCAACATCTACCAGATGACGGTGCGCGAAAAGCGCCACCACCGGGTGCGCGAGCTGCCGCGCGACCTCTACGACGCCCTGGAGAGCCTGGAGCGCGACGAGGTGGTGGCGGGCGCGCTGGGTGACCACGCCCTGGAGCACTTCCTGCGCGCCAAGCGGGCCGAGTGGCGCACCTACGCCGCCGTGGTGCATCCCTGGGAGCTCGAGCAGTACCTCGATACGGTGTGATCCCGCCACTTCCCCCAACGGGCAGCAAATGAAAATTGGAGCGGTAAAGCAATGAGAATTGCCTATAACCCAGTCAGACAGCAATAATGTCTGCAATAAACGGCGAAATATGAGAATGTATTGCGAAATCGCCCATGAGCTTTACATTGACATCGCTTTAAGTTCCTCTTACACTGGCGGAAGTTCCCTATACACCCGTGCCACTTCGGCACCCGGAGGCTTATGAAGAAGACCAGCATTCTCGCATTGACCTTGCTCGGCAGCTTGACCCTCGGCGCGGCCAGCGCCCAGACCACCATCAAGATCGCCACCCTCTCGCCGCTGTCCGGCGGCCAGTCGGACCTGGGCACCCAGATCAAGAACGGCGCCCAGCTGGCCGTCAACGAGTACGCCTCGCAGTTCAAGCGCCTCGGCTTTGATCTGAGCCTCGTCGGCTACGACGACCAGGCCGACCCGGCCACCGGCACCGCCGCTGCCCGCAAGATCGCCGCCGACAACAGCATCCTCGCGGTGGTCGGCACGCTGAACTCCGGCGTGGCGATTCCTTCGAGCGCGGCGCTGGCCCCCAGCCACGTGGCGATGGTCAGCCCGGCCAACACCGCCAACCAGGTCACCGACCGCGGCCTGAAGAACATGAACCGCATCGTGGCCCGTGACGACGCCCAGGGCCCGGCCGGCGCCAACTTCATGGTCAGCAAGCTCAAGGTCAAGAGCGTGTACCTGCTCAACGACAAGACCGCCTACGGCGAAGGTCTGGCGGCCGAGGTCAAGAAGGCCCTGCAGGCCAAGAACGTCAAGATCTCGGGTGACGAAGGCACCGAGGAAAAGAGCGACTTCTCGGCCATCATCCAGAAGATCAAGCTGACCAAGCCTGACGCCATCTACTTCGGCGGCATCTACAACCAGGTCGGCGTGTTCCTCAAGCAGCTGCGCGAGCAGGGCGTGACGATCCCGGTGGTCGGCGGCGACGGCCTGGACAGCGAGCAGATGGTCACCATCGGCGGCAAGGGCTCGGACAACGTCTTCTACACCACCGTGGCCGCGCCGGCCGAAGCGCTGCCCGCCGCCAAGACGGTGGCCAACAACTACAGCAAGACCTTCGGCAAGGACATCCAGGGCTTCGGTCTGTTCGGCTACGACGCCGCCAAGGTGACGCTGCAGGGCGTGCTGGCGGCGATCAAGGCCAACGGCAACAAGCTGCCCAGCCGCGAACAGGTCGAAACGGCCGTCCGCAAGGTGCGCGCCACCGGGCTGCTCTCCGGCACCGTGCAGTTCAACAGCGTGGGTGACCGGCAGTCGGCCAAGATGTACATCATGAACATCAACAACGGCAAGTTCACGCTCGATTCCACCATCAGCGTCAAAGCGCCCACCCAATAACCCGAGATCACCCTCTCTGGCCGAGTATGGCCTCGTGAAAAGGGGCTGGGCACTGTGCCCGGCCTCTTTTTGAGTTGGTGACCTGACGCGCAGCTGATCACGCTGCGCTTTCCCCCGCGTTCAAGCCTTGAAGAGGCAAAGGAGGCTTCTTTTGGATTTCGCGACACTCGCGCCGTTCCTGGTGGGCGTTATCGTCAGCGGCCTGGTGCTGGGCTTCGTCTACGCCATCATTGCGCTGGGCTACACCATGGTGTACGGCGTGCTGCAACTCATCAACTTCGCCCACTCGGAAGTCTTCGTGACCGGCGCGGTGGTGGGGTTCGAGGTGTTCAGGGTGCTGGGCGACTCGCCGATGAACGGCTACCTCAAGCTCCTGATCGCCCTGCTCGCCGCCATGCTGGTTTCGGGCCTGCTCAATGTGCTGATCGAGCGCCTGGCCTACCGGCCGCTGCGCAACGCGCCCAGGCTGGTGCCGCTGATCACCGCCATCGGCGTGTCGCTGATCTTGCAGGACCTGATCCGCATCATCGAGGGCTTTCAGGGCCGCTTCGATCTGACCTACCGGTTGCCGGAAGGCTTCAGTACCTCGTTTTGCGGTGCCGAGAGCAGCTGCGCCCCGATTGGAAAATTCCTGGGCACCGTCGGCATTCAACTGCAGCTCAAGGAAGTCATGCTGGTGGTGGTGTCGCTCATCATGCTCGGCGGCCTCAACTACCTGGTGAACTACACCAAACTCGGCCGGGCCATCCGCGCCGTGGCCCAGGACCGCGTCACCGCCGGCCTGATGGGCATCGACGCCAACGGCATCATCAGCCTCACCTTCCTGATCGGCGGCGCGCTCGGCGGCGTCAGCGGGGTGCTGTTCGGCCTCAAGTTCGGCACCGTCAACGCCTACTCGGGCTTCGACCCCGGCATCGTGGCCTTCACGGCGGCGGTGCTCGGCGGCATCGGCAGCATTCCCGGCGCGGTGCTCGGCGGGCTGGTGCTGGGCGTCATTCAGAACCTCATCGGCGTGACCAACATTCTCGGCAACGTGCTGGGGCTGGCCAACCTCGGGGTGATCGATTCCTCGTACCAGCGCATCGGGGCCTTTCTGGTGCTGGTGCTGATCCTGATCTTCAAGCCCACCGGCCTGCTGGGCCGCAGCAACACGGAGAAAGTATGACCGCCGTTCGTCCCGGCTCGCAGCCGCCGACCCGCGCGCCCGACCGCAGCCTGAGCCTGATCGTGCTGGCGATCATCAGCAGCGCCCTGCTGCTGATCAGCCAGGAGCGCAGCTGGCTCGCGGCGCTGCCGAGCTTTATCGGCAACATCCTGAAAAACCCGCTGGTCGCCTCGCTGGTACTGACCCTCTTTCTGGCGAACCTGCTCTTCGCCTACCGCTGGAACGCCCAGCTGTGGGCCAAGCTGCTGGTCGGCGGCCTGAGTCTGTTCCTGATCTTGCCGTGGGCGGGGCGCGACAACACCTCGGTGTTCGATCTGGCGATTCAGATCGGCATCTTCGCCGCGCTGTCGCTGGGCCTCAACATCGTGGTGGGGCTGGCCGGGCTGCTCGACCTGGGCTACATCGCCTTCTTCGCGGTGGGCGCCTACACCTGGGGCATTTTCGGCAGCGGGCAGATCGGCAAGGTCATGACCTACTTCAAGGAAAACGGCAGCAACGGACCGCTGACCCTGATCATCGGTCTGGCGCTGCTGATTGCCACGGCGCTGAGCCTGCGGGCCATCAACCGGGTGAAGGGCAAGCGCACGCCGGCGGCCAACTGGGGCTTTTTGCTGGCCGCACTCGGCCTGGTGATCGGCGTCATTCTGACAGTGCGCGGCGCGGTGATTCTGGCCTCGGCCGGCACGGCGCTGGGCAGCGGCGTCAACCCCAACTTCTTCTGGCTGTTTCTGATTCTGGCGGTGGCCGCCGCCGCCAGCGTGGGCGTGCTGATCGGCCTGCCGGTGCTCAAGCTCAAGGGCGATTACCTCGCCATCATCACGCTGGGCCTGGGCGAAGTGATCCGGGTGCTGGCCAACAACCTCAGCATCTACTCCAACGGCTCGCAGGGCATCACGCCCATCGGCTCGGCCTCGGTGCCGTGGCTCGATTCGCTGGCCGGCGGGCTGGGTTTCTCGCCGGACCAGTACAATCTGTTTTTCCTGTATTTCCTGGTGCTGGTGATCATCGCCGTGATCATCCTGGTGAACATGCGCCTCGACCGCTCACGCATCGGCCGGGCCTGGATCGCCATCCGCGAGGACGAGATCGCCGCCCAGGCGATGGGCATTCCGCTGGTGCAGACCAAGCTGATCGCCTTTGCCACCGGCGCGAGCTTCGCCGGCATCATGGGCGTGATCTTCGCCGCCAAGCAGACCTTCATCAGCCCCGAGTCGTTTATCCTCACCCAGTCGATCTCGGTGCTGAGCATGGTGGTGCTGGGCGGTCTGGGCAGCATTCCCGGCGTGATTCTGGGCGCGGCGGTCGTGACGATTCTCAACATCAGCCTGCTGCCCAGCCTGGGTGAAGCCACCGCCAACCTGAACCTGCCGCAGCAGGTCAATCCGGCGCAGCTTCAGCGTCTGGTGTTCGGCGGCATTCTGGTGGCGATGATGCTGTTCCGACCCGAAGGCCTGCTGCCCAGCGTGAGGCAGCGCCGCATGATGCACGAAGACGACGACGTGGCGGGCAACCTGACGCCGCAGGACTCGATTGCCGGCGAACTCAACCCCGAGAACGCCGCCGAGGTCTACTCGCCGGGCATCGCCACGCGGGCCGACAACGAGCGCGGCGGAGGAACACAGTGACCGCTTCAGCTTCCACCCGAAAAACCCGCGCCGCCGCGCCGCCGAGCAGCATTCTGAGCATCAAGGGACTCACCAAGATCTTCGGCGGTCTGACGGCCGTCAACAGCGTGGACCTCGAGATTCCGCGCCAGAGCATCGTCAGCGTGATCGGTCCCAACGGCGCCGGCAAGACCACCTTCTTCAACATGATCACCGGCATCTACGAGCCGAGCGCCGGCACGGTGGAACTCGACGGCCAGAGTCTGGTGGGCCTCAGGCCCGACCAGGTCACGTCCGCCGGCATCGCCCGCACCTTCCAGAACATCCGGCTGTTCGCTTCGATGGACAGCCAGGAAAACGTGATGGTGGGCCGCCACGCCCGCCTCAAGGCCGGCTACATCGATTCGCTGCTGCGAACCCGGCGCTTTCACGACTCCGAGCAGGAAGCCCGCGAAGTGGCCGACCTGATGCTCGATTTCGTGGGCCTCAAGCGTTTCCGTTTCGAACTGGCGACCAACCTGCCCTACGGCGATCAGCGCAAGCTGGAAATCGCCCGCGCGCTGGCGACGAGTCCCAAGCTGGTGCTGCTCGACGAACCGGCCGCTGGCATGAACCCGCGCGAGACCGAGGAACTCAAGAGCCTGATCCGGCGCATCCGCGACGATCTGGGCGTCACGGTATGCCTGATCGAGCACGACATGCGGCTGGTGATGACATTGAGCGAACACATCACGGTGCTGGACTACGGCACCAAGATCGCCGAGGGCCTGCCGCACGAGGTGCGCAACAACCCCAAGGTGATGGAAGCCTACCTGGGGCGCGGCGCGGCGGCCGGCGAGTACGGCAAGGAAGAAGCGCTCAAGGGAGGCGCGGCCGATGCTTGAACTGCGCGGCGTTCACACCTACTACGGCCACATTCACGCCCTCAAGGGCATCGACGCGGTGGTGCCCGACGGCGAGATCGTGGCCCTGATCGGCGGCAACGGCGCCGGCAAGACCACCACCCTGCGGACCATCAGCGGCATGCTGCGCCCCAAGCAGGGCAGCGTGCTGATGCAGGGCAAGGACATCTCCGGCATTCCCGCCCACCAGATTTTGCAGATGGGCATGAGCCACGTTCCCGAAGGCCGGCGCATCTTTCCGCAGCTCACGGTGCGCGAGAACCTGGAAATCGGCGCCCACACCGTCACCGACCGCAAGGTAATCGAGGAGCGCATCCAGGAAGGCTTTACCTACTTCCCGCGCCTCAAGGAACGTGAGCACCAGCTCGGCGGCACCATGTCCGGCGGCGAGCAGCAGATGCTGGCGATTGCCCGCGCCCTGATGGTCAACCCCAAGCTTCTCTTGCTCGACGAGCCGAGCATGGGCCTCTCTCCCCTGTTCGTGGAGGCGATTTTCGACATCATCGTGGAACTCAACGCCAAGCGCGGCACCACCATCTTGCTGGTCGAGCAAAACGCCCAGATGGCGCTGAGCGTCGCCAAGCACGCCTACGTGTTGCAAACCGGCGAGGTCAAGCTTTCCGGCAACGCCGCCGACATCGCCGAGGACGAGAGCGTGCGCAAGGCCTACCTCGGCGAGGACTGAACTTCAGGCCAGCCCGGCCCCAGCTCGCCCCAGCTTGACAGCGCCGAGCCTGCCACCTTAACCTGACGGCTACGCTACCTGTTTAGACATCTTGCCGCGCCGCGTCCGGGGCCGCTGGTCCGGCCACTCAGGTATATTGAGAATCCTGGCACCGTCCCCAAGCCGCCCACGCCCTTTTTTTCTGGAGGTTCCATGCAATCGATCAAGTTCAAACCCGCCCTCAAGAACGTGCTGCTCACCGCCCTGCTGGCGTCCTCGGCCGGCCTCTCGGCCCAGGCCGCGACCCTGGTGTTCGGCAACAACGGCGAGCCGGTCAGCCTGGAGTCGGGCAACATCACCGACGGCATCTCGATTCTGGTGCAGCACCAGATTTACGACACCCTGGTGCACTTCAAAGACGGCACCACCAACACCATTCCGGGCCTGGCGACTTCCTGGAAGGCCAACGCCGACGCCACCTCGTGGACCTTCAACCTGCGCAAGGGCGTAAAGTTCCATGACGGCACCCCCTTCAACGCCGACGCGGTGGTGTTCAACTGGCAGCGCTTCTGGGACCCCAAAAACGAGTACGGCTACCGTGACCAGGGCCGCACCTACGAAATCGTCGGGCAGCTGCTCGGCGGCTTTAAGGGCGAGAAGGGCTCGGTCATCAAGGACATCGTCAAGGTCAACGACTACACCGTGCGCTTCGACCTCAGCGGCTCGAGCTCGGTGCTGCCCTCGGTGGTGGGCGCCGGCTACTTCGGCATCGCCTCACCGACGGCCGTCAAGAAAGACGGCGCCAAGTACGGCACCCCGTCGAGCACCCCGGTCGGCACCGGCCCGTTCAGCTTCGTATCGTGGAAAACCGGCGACCGCATCACCCTCAAGGCCAACACCGACTACTGGGGCACCAAGCCCAAGGTCGACACGCTGGTGATCCGCTCGATCAAGGACGCTTCGCAGCGCCTCAACGAGCTCAAGGCCGGCACCATCGACTTTACGGCCGACCTCTCACCTGACGCCCTCAAGGACGTCACGGCCGACAAGTCGCTGGCCGCGGTGCGCAAACCCAGCTTCAACGTCGGCTTCCTGAGCCTGAACAACAGCAACCAGTACCTCAAGAACGACAAGGTCCGGCAGGCCATCAGCATGGCGATCAACAAGAAAGCCATCGTGGACGCCTTCTGGAACGGCCTGGGCGTGTCGAGCACCAGCTTCCTGCCGCCGGTGCTGGGCTGGGCCAACTCCAAGAACGTGCCGGCCGACTACAAGTACGACCCGGCCGCCGCTAAGAAGATGCTGGCCGACGCCGGCTACCCCAACGGCATTTCTCTGGACCTGTGGTACATGCCGGTGAGCCGTCCCTACTTCCCCAACCCCAAGCCGATCGCCGAGGCGATGGCCGCTGACCTCAGCGCCATCGGCATCAAGGTCAACCTCAAGACTGAGGACTGGGCCAAGTACCTGGACGACCGCAACAAGGAACCCGGCTTCGACATGTACATGATCGGCTGGACCGGCGACTACGGCGACCCGGACAACTTCTACGCCGCCTACTACGGCCCCAACGCTGCCGACGACATCAACTTCAAGTCGCCGGAACTCAACGCGCTGCTCGACCAGGGCCGCGCCGCGGTGGGCCAGGCAGCCAAGGCCAAGATCTACGCGCAGATTCACGAGATCACCTACAAGGCCGGCTACCGCATTCCGATCGTGCACAGCCAGCCGCTGGCCGCCAAGCGCACCTACGTGCAGGGCTGGGTGCCCAGCCCGCTGGGCAGCGAGGCGTTCAACAAAATCTCGATTGTCGGCAAGAAGTAAGTTTTGACCCAGCAGGGCGGAGCGCCTCACAGGCTCCGCCCTGCTGACGTGAAGTCGGCAGTAAGCTGAGGGCCCGGCCTCCCGTTCTCAACGCTGGGCGGCCCGGTTTCCATGTTTTATGAAGGAGGGCTGACTTTGGCCGCTTACGTTCTGCGACGGTTACTGCGCACGCTTCTGGTCATTATCGGCATCAGTGTGGTGGTGTTCGCCTTCGTGCGCTCGATTCCCGGTGACCCGGCCGTCGCCATGCTCGGCGAGCGCGCCACCCCCGAAGCCGCCGCACGCCTGCGCGAGCAGCTCGGCCTCAACCAGCCGTGGTTTATCAACTACAAAGACCCGGCCCACCTCTTCGACGCCCAGTATCCCAAGTACGTGGGCGCGCTGCTGCACGGCGATCTGGGCAGCGGCATCAAGAGCCAGATTCCGGTTGTGAACGAGCTCAAGACCCGCTTTCCCGCCACCGTCGAACTGGCCATCGGGGCGATCATCTTCGCGCTGCTGATCGGCCTGCCCGCCGGGATCATCGCGGCCCTGAGGCGCAACACCGTCTGGGACAACCTCGCCACCGCCGTGAGCCTGGTGGGGGTCAGCATGCCGGTGTTCTGGCTGGGGCTCTTGCTGTCGTGGTTTTTCGCGGTGGTGTTGGGCTGGCTGCCGCCGAGTTCTCGCCTCAGCGTCGGCTACAGCATCCAGCCGATCACCGGTCTGGACGTGCTCGACGGCCTGCTGCGCGGGCAATTCGCCGCCGCCTGGAACGCCTTCATTCACCTGATCCTGCCCTCCGTCGCGCTCGGCACCATTCCGATGGCGATCACCGCCCGCATCACCCGCAACAGCCTGCTGGAAGTGCTGGGCCAGGACTACGTGCGTACCGCCCGCGCCAAAGGCCTGCCGCCGCGCAGCGTGACGCTCAAGCACGCCCTGCGCAACGCCCTGCTGCCGGTGGTGACGGTGGTGGGCCTGCAGGTCGGCGCCCTGCTCGGCGGCGCGGTGCTGACCGAGACCATTTTCTCGTGGCCGGGGCTGGGGTCGTGGCTCTACGACGCCATCTCGCTGCGCGACTACCCGGTGATTCAGGGCGGGGTCATTTTCGCGGCGCTGGTGGTCAGCGTGGTGAACTTGCTGGTGGACCTCAGTTACGCTTTCCTCGATCCCCGGATTCAGTACGCATGAAAGGAGGTCAGCCGTGACCACCACCGTCGCCGCGCCCGCCCGCAAGAAACAGGAAAACATCCTGTGGCGGCGCTTCAGAAAAAGTACGCCCGGCAAGGTCGGGGCCGTGATCGTGCTGTTTTTCGTGCTGCTGGCGCTGCTCGCGCCGGTCATTCAGCCGTACGACCCCTCCACCGACATCGACTACCGCTACCGGCTGGCCCCGCCGAGCGTCTCGGCCCTCTGGGACGCCGAC encodes the following:
- a CDS encoding ABC transporter substrate-binding protein gives rise to the protein MQSIKFKPALKNVLLTALLASSAGLSAQAATLVFGNNGEPVSLESGNITDGISILVQHQIYDTLVHFKDGTTNTIPGLATSWKANADATSWTFNLRKGVKFHDGTPFNADAVVFNWQRFWDPKNEYGYRDQGRTYEIVGQLLGGFKGEKGSVIKDIVKVNDYTVRFDLSGSSSVLPSVVGAGYFGIASPTAVKKDGAKYGTPSSTPVGTGPFSFVSWKTGDRITLKANTDYWGTKPKVDTLVIRSIKDASQRLNELKAGTIDFTADLSPDALKDVTADKSLAAVRKPSFNVGFLSLNNSNQYLKNDKVRQAISMAINKKAIVDAFWNGLGVSSTSFLPPVLGWANSKNVPADYKYDPAAAKKMLADAGYPNGISLDLWYMPVSRPYFPNPKPIAEAMAADLSAIGIKVNLKTEDWAKYLDDRNKEPGFDMYMIGWTGDYGDPDNFYAAYYGPNAADDINFKSPELNALLDQGRAAVGQAAKAKIYAQIHEITYKAGYRIPIVHSQPLAAKRTYVQGWVPSPLGSEAFNKISIVGKK
- a CDS encoding ABC transporter ATP-binding protein; its protein translation is MLELRGVHTYYGHIHALKGIDAVVPDGEIVALIGGNGAGKTTTLRTISGMLRPKQGSVLMQGKDISGIPAHQILQMGMSHVPEGRRIFPQLTVRENLEIGAHTVTDRKVIEERIQEGFTYFPRLKEREHQLGGTMSGGEQQMLAIARALMVNPKLLLLDEPSMGLSPLFVEAIFDIIVELNAKRGTTILLVEQNAQMALSVAKHAYVLQTGEVKLSGNAADIAEDESVRKAYLGED
- a CDS encoding ABC transporter permease; translated protein: MAAYVLRRLLRTLLVIIGISVVVFAFVRSIPGDPAVAMLGERATPEAAARLREQLGLNQPWFINYKDPAHLFDAQYPKYVGALLHGDLGSGIKSQIPVVNELKTRFPATVELAIGAIIFALLIGLPAGIIAALRRNTVWDNLATAVSLVGVSMPVFWLGLLLSWFFAVVLGWLPPSSRLSVGYSIQPITGLDVLDGLLRGQFAAAWNAFIHLILPSVALGTIPMAITARITRNSLLEVLGQDYVRTARAKGLPPRSVTLKHALRNALLPVVTVVGLQVGALLGGAVLTETIFSWPGLGSWLYDAISLRDYPVIQGGVIFAALVVSVVNLLVDLSYAFLDPRIQYA